A DNA window from Altererythrobacter sp. B11 contains the following coding sequences:
- a CDS encoding Acg family FMN-binding oxidoreductase: MPNPDPRDSSLLPAGLTRRNVLIGGGAVLGLAAAAGGAGFVQMGSMADYSARMSNQRAPLRASGGLVELVRYATLAPNGHNTQPWRFTLDQGSIAIAPDFTRRTPVVDPDDHHLFVSLGCAAENLALAAAACGLPGELRFDRGRLIYDYGRGEPRRSALYDAIPRRQSTRAPFAGGAVPPEHLAVLEQAAAEEGVHLRLLTDRPAIAAARDLVIAANTRQMGDAAFRRELVHWLRFSPRAALADGDGIPSVVSGNPPLPEWVGHAIFPLVFTTEGENDRYARLMDSASGLAVFSGERADPEHWARVGRACQRFALQATALGMKLSFVNQPVEVAAFRSDLAALAGMGRMRPDLLLRFGYGDPMPMTPRRPVAAVIEA; encoded by the coding sequence ATGCCCAATCCCGACCCACGCGATTCGTCGCTGCTGCCCGCCGGCCTCACCCGCCGGAACGTGCTCATCGGCGGCGGTGCGGTGCTGGGCCTTGCCGCGGCTGCCGGTGGCGCCGGCTTCGTGCAAATGGGATCGATGGCGGATTACTCGGCGCGCATGTCAAACCAGCGCGCCCCGTTGCGAGCGAGTGGCGGCCTTGTGGAACTGGTGCGTTACGCCACACTCGCGCCAAACGGCCACAACACCCAGCCATGGCGCTTCACCCTGGACCAAGGCAGCATCGCCATCGCGCCGGATTTTACGCGGCGCACGCCCGTGGTGGACCCTGACGATCACCACCTTTTCGTCAGCCTCGGCTGCGCGGCGGAAAACCTGGCACTCGCGGCGGCGGCCTGCGGCTTGCCGGGCGAGCTGCGTTTCGATCGCGGGCGGCTGATCTATGACTATGGCCGGGGCGAGCCGCGGCGGTCCGCGCTGTATGATGCCATTCCGCGCCGCCAGTCCACCCGCGCACCCTTTGCGGGCGGGGCCGTTCCGCCGGAACACCTTGCCGTGCTGGAGCAGGCAGCGGCGGAGGAAGGCGTGCATCTCCGGCTGCTCACTGACCGACCCGCCATCGCCGCCGCGCGCGATCTGGTGATCGCCGCGAACACGCGGCAGATGGGTGACGCGGCCTTCCGACGCGAATTGGTCCACTGGTTGCGCTTCAGCCCGCGCGCGGCGCTGGCCGATGGCGACGGCATCCCCAGCGTGGTGAGCGGCAACCCTCCGTTGCCGGAGTGGGTGGGCCACGCTATCTTTCCCCTCGTTTTCACCACGGAGGGCGAGAACGACCGCTACGCCCGCCTGATGGACAGCGCATCGGGCCTTGCGGTGTTCAGCGGCGAGCGCGCCGATCCCGAACATTGGGCGCGGGTGGGCCGGGCCTGCCAGCGCTTCGCCCTGCAGGCGACGGCGCTCGGCATGAAGCTCTCCTTCGTCAACCAGCCGGTGGAAGTCGCCGCATTCCGCAGTGACCTGGCCGCGCTCGCCGGAATGGGCCGGATGCGCCCCGATCTCCTGCTGCGCTTCGGCTATGGCGATCCCATGCCCATGACCCCCCGGCGCCCGGTGGCGGCAGTGATCGAAGCATGA
- a CDS encoding DUF1489 family protein: MPLSMTKIAYRSAGVDALRQWVESGAEAHMTTRYLPKRHAEMIGGSLYWIIEHAMVARSEILGFEQREDGRWTIRLAPRLILVHPRAKRAHQGWRYLEEEDAPPDLAPGDVAGDVLPIRLVRELGKLGLV, translated from the coding sequence ATGCCGCTCAGCATGACGAAGATCGCCTATCGCTCCGCCGGTGTGGACGCCCTGCGCCAGTGGGTCGAAAGTGGCGCAGAGGCGCATATGACCACCCGCTACCTGCCCAAGCGGCATGCGGAGATGATCGGCGGATCGCTGTACTGGATCATCGAACACGCGATGGTCGCCCGCAGCGAAATCCTCGGCTTCGAGCAGCGCGAGGACGGGCGCTGGACCATCCGCCTCGCTCCCCGCCTGATCCTCGTCCACCCCCGCGCCAAGCGCGCCCATCAGGGCTGGCGCTATCTCGAGGAAGAGGACGCCCCACCCGACCTCGCCCCCGGCGACGTGGCAGGCGACGTGCTGCCGATCCGGCTGGTCCGCGAGCTGGGCAAGCTGGGGCTGGTGTAG
- the mgtE gene encoding magnesium transporter, with amino-acid sequence MADDDLPTLTEELPREEDEQLDEENRLKPEFVDSVVEALESGDEGRAYELVEPLHPADIADLLELLQPERRHRLAAAITDLMTVEVITELNDYVRDDMIEALPPGAVAEIAEQLNTDDAVQLIEDLEPEDQRAILAEMEPEDRAAIENALSYPDETAGRLMQRELVAVPEHLKVGDLIDYLRENEDLPTEFWEVFIVDHRHRPVGACQLSWILRTPRHVPLADVMMRDQTLIPVDMDQEEVALRFQKYALISAAVVDESGRLVGQLTVDDIVHIIQEEAGEDALLMSGAGEGDINEPIRDAYSARVRWLVANLGTALVASLIIAAFGAAIEQLVALAILMPIVASIGGNAGTQTMAVTVRAIATNQLTKSNTSRILWREFRVAMLNGATVAALIGIATAVIFTPALGIVIAVAVTINILTAGLAGVAVPVLFDRMGQDPAVASSVFVTMITDSMGFFAFLGLAVASGLVG; translated from the coding sequence ATGGCCGACGACGATCTCCCCACGCTGACCGAGGAGCTTCCCCGCGAGGAAGACGAGCAGCTGGACGAGGAGAATCGGCTGAAGCCGGAATTCGTCGATTCGGTTGTCGAGGCGCTGGAGAGCGGCGACGAAGGCCGGGCCTACGAGCTGGTCGAGCCGCTCCACCCCGCCGACATCGCCGACCTGCTGGAGCTGCTCCAGCCCGAACGCCGCCACCGGCTGGCGGCCGCCATCACCGACCTGATGACCGTGGAGGTCATCACCGAGCTGAACGATTACGTCCGCGACGACATGATCGAGGCGCTGCCACCGGGCGCCGTGGCCGAAATCGCCGAACAGCTGAATACGGACGATGCCGTCCAGCTGATCGAGGATCTGGAGCCAGAGGACCAGCGCGCCATCCTGGCCGAGATGGAGCCGGAAGACCGCGCGGCGATCGAGAATGCGCTGTCCTATCCGGACGAGACGGCCGGCCGCCTGATGCAGCGCGAGCTGGTGGCGGTGCCGGAACATCTCAAGGTGGGCGACCTGATCGACTACCTGCGCGAGAACGAGGATCTGCCCACCGAGTTCTGGGAAGTGTTCATCGTCGATCACCGCCACCGGCCGGTGGGTGCCTGCCAGCTTTCGTGGATCCTGCGCACGCCGCGCCATGTGCCGCTGGCCGATGTGATGATGCGCGACCAGACGCTGATCCCGGTGGACATGGATCAGGAAGAGGTCGCGCTGCGCTTCCAGAAATACGCCCTGATTTCCGCCGCCGTGGTGGACGAAAGTGGGCGGCTGGTCGGCCAGCTGACCGTCGACGACATCGTCCACATCATCCAGGAAGAAGCGGGCGAGGACGCCCTGCTGATGAGCGGCGCGGGCGAAGGCGACATCAACGAGCCGATCCGCGATGCCTATTCCGCGCGCGTGCGCTGGCTGGTCGCGAATCTCGGCACGGCGCTGGTCGCCAGCCTGATCATCGCCGCCTTCGGCGCCGCGATCGAACAGCTGGTGGCGCTGGCCATCCTGATGCCGATCGTCGCCAGCATCGGCGGCAATGCCGGCACGCAGACCATGGCCGTGACCGTGCGCGCCATCGCCACCAACCAGCTGACCAAGTCCAACACCAGCCGCATCCTGTGGCGCGAATTTCGCGTGGCGATGCTGAACGGCGCCACCGTGGCCGCGCTGATCGGAATTGCCACCGCGGTGATCTTCACCCCCGCGCTGGGCATAGTGATCGCGGTGGCGGTAACGATCAACATCCTCACCGCCGGGCTGGCGGGCGTGGCCGTGCCCGTGCTGTTCGATCGCATGGGTCAGGATCCGGCGGTGGCGAGCAGCGTGTTCGTGACCATGATCACCGATTCGATGGGCTTTTTCGCCTTCCTCGGCCTCGCCGTGGCGAGCGGTCTGGTAGGCTGA
- a CDS encoding peptidylprolyl isomerase: MADDTLTLTLDTGNGEGGDVVIKLRPDLAPGHVERITELAKEGFYDGVVFHRVIPGFMAQGGDPTGTGMSGSDKPDLKAEFNKEPHVRGTCSMARTQVPDSANSQFFICFDDARFLDGQYTVWGQVESGMEHVDALPKGEPPRAPGKIVKATVG; the protein is encoded by the coding sequence ATGGCCGATGACACGCTGACCCTGACGCTCGACACCGGAAATGGAGAGGGTGGTGACGTGGTGATCAAGCTGCGTCCCGATCTCGCGCCCGGCCATGTCGAGCGGATTACCGAGCTTGCCAAGGAAGGCTTCTACGACGGCGTGGTGTTCCACCGCGTGATCCCCGGCTTCATGGCGCAGGGCGGCGATCCCACCGGCACCGGCATGAGCGGCAGCGACAAGCCCGACCTGAAGGCGGAGTTCAACAAGGAACCGCATGTGCGCGGCACCTGCTCCATGGCCCGCACCCAGGTGCCGGACAGCGCCAACAGCCAGTTCTTCATCTGCTTCGACGATGCCCGCTTCCTCGACGGCCAGTACACCGTATGGGGCCAGGTGGAGAGCGGCATGGAGCATGTCGACGCGCTGCCCAAGGGTGAGCCCCCGCGCGCGCCGGGCAAGATCGTCAAGGCGACGGTCGGCTGA
- a CDS encoding nuclear transport factor 2 family protein, translating to MRKSIYLLAAVLACSPFTAQAQMRALSDPVVAHPDPESLFTSNDPKLQRNKQAALHIMRELLQCDQWQRAGEWLTDRYIQHNPLAASGLAGVQRYFIEVAKRQPKDNCTKLTNPIVAVQAEGDYVTVLTVRQVPYADDPTKSYTTTWFDTWRFVDGKADEHWDPATLPAGAQQTNGLDVDTVLRESVERAAIEKLMWDYVRAADTLNADEYVKVFTEDGAFLKVKGHDALHKMIADMEKSQAPRRARGELGAMHHIMSNQSIEFLSPTRARVHYYWQTVFGGPAGSKPEPRVAAVGNGVDDVVKVGGKWLIESRNVAPPREQE from the coding sequence ATGAGGAAATCGATCTATCTGCTTGCCGCCGTGCTGGCGTGCAGCCCGTTCACCGCCCAGGCGCAGATGCGCGCGCTGAGCGATCCGGTGGTGGCGCATCCGGATCCGGAATCGCTGTTCACCAGCAACGATCCCAAGCTCCAGCGCAACAAGCAGGCCGCGCTGCATATCATGCGCGAACTGCTGCAATGCGACCAATGGCAGCGCGCGGGCGAGTGGCTGACCGATCGCTATATCCAGCACAATCCGCTCGCCGCCTCGGGCCTCGCCGGGGTGCAGCGCTATTTCATCGAAGTGGCCAAGCGCCAGCCGAAGGACAATTGCACCAAGCTCACCAACCCGATCGTCGCGGTGCAGGCGGAAGGCGATTACGTCACCGTGCTGACGGTCCGCCAGGTGCCCTATGCCGATGATCCGACGAAGAGCTACACCACCACCTGGTTCGACACCTGGCGCTTCGTGGACGGCAAGGCCGACGAGCACTGGGATCCGGCCACCCTGCCCGCGGGCGCCCAGCAGACCAATGGCCTGGACGTGGACACGGTGCTGCGCGAATCGGTGGAGCGCGCGGCCATCGAAAAGCTGATGTGGGACTATGTCCGCGCCGCGGACACGCTCAATGCCGACGAGTATGTGAAAGTGTTCACCGAGGACGGCGCCTTCCTGAAAGTGAAGGGCCACGACGCACTCCACAAGATGATCGCCGACATGGAGAAGAGCCAGGCCCCGCGCCGCGCTCGCGGTGAACTGGGGGCGATGCACCACATCATGTCCAACCAGTCGATCGAGTTCCTTTCCCCCACCCGCGCGCGGGTGCATTACTATTGGCAGACCGTGTTCGGCGGGCCCGCCGGAAGCAAGCCAGAGCCGAGAGTCGCCGCTGTAGGCAATGGGGTGGACGATGTGGTGAAGGTGGGCGGCAAGTGGCTGATCGAAAGCCGCAACGTCGCCCCGCCGCGCGAGCAGGAATAA
- a CDS encoding LysR family transcriptional regulator yields the protein MRVVRLGSARAAADELGLSPSALSRRIANLEDFTGKKMFSRTGQAMKLTDEGRAFYDAVAPHLESLAVAVEAQSENFQLLRLRLGVLPLFGTQRLFPRLPELRQLHPRLHIDIDTGPHLIDRVGDTLDAAILLTTNPPAGFHGVQLDQNTIHAMCNKGLLEELGPAPGIPELEKQTFLLHTDMPLSFDAWKAALGYQALQPSAVDHYDSGQLILEAAAQGLGIAMMHDDHMRRNNDPRLAKLFDGLQVESPYSYWFVCRPVDLETRPVRIFHDWLKSAGL from the coding sequence GTGCGTGTCGTGCGCCTGGGCTCCGCCCGCGCCGCCGCGGACGAACTCGGCCTCAGCCCGTCGGCACTGTCGCGGCGAATCGCCAATCTGGAGGACTTCACCGGCAAGAAGATGTTCTCCCGCACCGGGCAGGCGATGAAGCTGACGGACGAGGGCCGCGCCTTCTATGACGCGGTGGCGCCGCATCTGGAATCGCTGGCGGTCGCGGTGGAAGCGCAGTCGGAGAATTTCCAGCTGCTGCGCCTGCGGCTGGGCGTGCTGCCGCTGTTCGGCACGCAGCGCCTGTTCCCTCGCCTGCCGGAACTGCGCCAGCTGCACCCTCGGCTGCATATCGATATCGACACGGGGCCGCATCTGATCGACCGAGTGGGCGATACGCTGGATGCGGCGATCCTGCTCACCACCAATCCGCCAGCCGGGTTCCATGGCGTTCAGCTGGACCAGAACACAATCCACGCCATGTGCAACAAGGGCCTGCTGGAAGAGCTCGGTCCTGCCCCCGGTATCCCCGAGCTGGAGAAGCAGACCTTCCTCCTCCACACCGACATGCCGCTGAGCTTCGATGCATGGAAAGCGGCGCTCGGCTATCAGGCGCTGCAGCCCAGCGCGGTGGATCATTACGATTCCGGCCAGCTGATCCTGGAAGCGGCGGCGCAGGGGCTTGGCATCGCCATGATGCATGACGATCACATGCGGCGAAACAACGACCCGCGCCTCGCCAAGCTGTTCGACGGGCTGCAGGTGGAAAGCCCCTACAGCTACTGGTTCGTGTGCCGCCCGGTGGATCTGGAAACGCGCCCGGTGCGCATCTTCCACGACTGGCTGAAGAGCGCCGGCCTCTAG
- a CDS encoding hemolysin family protein: MPEDSRPGESSKGDADSRGGLWNVIRRLFDEGGGTSLRAQLEEAIDEHEGEQAAGQLPGSGDLSPVELTMLRNLLHFSEHDADDVAIPRGEIIAVSAAASWEEVVGAFAEHGHSRLPVYRDTLDRVIGMIHIKDVFPYLANGKPPPADWTVLMRQPLYVPQARGALDVLADMRARRIHLAIVIDEFSGTDGIITIEDLVEEIVGDIEDEHDEAPIELVVPIGEGMWDADARAELDDVAETVKDPRLAEVEEAVDTLGGLAFVLAGQVPQPGAVLDHPSGWRIEVTAGDETHVTRLRLHPPEEAEAEEE, translated from the coding sequence ATGCCCGAAGATTCCAGACCGGGCGAATCCAGCAAGGGAGACGCGGACAGTAGGGGCGGATTGTGGAATGTGATCCGCCGGCTCTTCGACGAGGGGGGCGGCACGTCGCTCCGCGCGCAGTTGGAAGAAGCAATCGACGAGCATGAAGGGGAGCAGGCCGCCGGCCAGTTGCCCGGCAGCGGCGATCTTTCGCCGGTCGAGCTCACCATGCTGCGCAACCTGCTGCATTTCAGCGAGCATGATGCCGATGACGTGGCGATCCCGCGCGGCGAGATCATCGCGGTGTCGGCCGCGGCGAGCTGGGAAGAGGTGGTCGGCGCCTTTGCGGAGCACGGCCATTCGCGCCTGCCCGTCTATCGCGACACGCTCGACCGGGTGATCGGCATGATCCACATCAAGGATGTGTTTCCCTATCTCGCCAACGGCAAGCCGCCGCCGGCGGACTGGACCGTGCTGATGCGTCAGCCGCTCTATGTCCCGCAGGCGCGCGGCGCGCTGGACGTGCTGGCCGACATGCGCGCCCGGCGCATCCATCTGGCGATCGTGATCGACGAGTTTTCGGGCACCGACGGAATCATCACGATCGAGGATCTGGTGGAGGAGATTGTCGGCGACATCGAGGACGAGCATGACGAGGCGCCGATCGAACTGGTGGTGCCGATCGGCGAAGGCATGTGGGATGCTGATGCCCGCGCCGAGCTGGACGACGTGGCGGAGACGGTGAAGGATCCGCGCCTCGCCGAAGTGGAGGAGGCGGTCGATACGCTGGGCGGCCTGGCCTTCGTGCTGGCCGGCCAGGTGCCGCAGCCGGGCGCGGTGCTGGACCATCCGAGCGGCTGGCGGATCGAGGTGACGGCGGGGGATGAAACGCATGTCACCCGGCTGCGCCTGCATCCGCCCGAGGAAGCGGAAGCGGAGGAGGAGTAA
- the ybeY gene encoding rRNA maturation RNase YbeY — translation MQLEMDVAEPWPAGEWEALAERVAECAAKVAPELGNPRLSASVIFTSDAEVHELNREWRQRDKPTNVLSFPMLEREDLLDLAPEGPPELLGDIALAHDTCAREAAEKGVSLQDHAAHLVLHGLLHLAGYDHEISPADADAMEALETKALAFMGIADPYGDRDVR, via the coding sequence ATGCAGCTTGAAATGGATGTGGCGGAACCCTGGCCGGCGGGCGAGTGGGAGGCGCTGGCGGAGCGGGTGGCGGAGTGTGCGGCAAAGGTGGCACCCGAGCTGGGCAATCCGCGCCTTTCGGCCAGCGTGATCTTCACCTCCGATGCGGAGGTGCACGAGCTCAACCGCGAGTGGCGGCAGCGCGACAAGCCGACCAATGTGCTGTCCTTCCCCATGCTGGAGCGCGAGGACTTGCTCGATCTGGCGCCGGAGGGGCCGCCCGAATTGCTCGGCGACATCGCCCTGGCGCATGACACCTGCGCCCGCGAGGCGGCGGAGAAAGGCGTTTCGCTTCAGGATCATGCGGCGCATCTGGTGCTGCACGGACTGCTCCATCTGGCGGGCTATGACCATGAGATCTCGCCCGCGGATGCCGATGCGATGGAAGCGCTCGAAACAAAGGCGCTTGCCTTCATGGGAATCGCGGACCCATATGGCGACCGCGACGTTCGGTGA
- a CDS encoding NUDIX hydrolase, which produces MTTWRPDSAIRVKAIGLHWRDGRLLAAEVLDDNGRLKGVRPLGGSVEFGETLKDAVIREFEEELGVCVAPLGSPHFFENIYLHEGATGHEILAVFDVCFPRGKFEDCERIDFKEAHGGTCAARWFDLDELDLDGRPDLYPVGLKAYLQSRGG; this is translated from the coding sequence ATGACTACATGGCGCCCCGACTCGGCAATCCGCGTAAAGGCCATTGGTCTGCATTGGCGTGATGGCCGGTTGCTGGCTGCCGAGGTTCTAGACGATAATGGCCGACTGAAGGGTGTACGGCCATTGGGTGGCAGTGTGGAATTCGGCGAGACGTTGAAGGATGCAGTCATCCGGGAGTTCGAGGAAGAACTAGGTGTGTGCGTCGCACCTCTGGGAAGCCCGCATTTTTTCGAGAACATTTACCTTCACGAGGGCGCCACTGGACATGAGATCCTGGCGGTCTTCGACGTTTGCTTTCCGAGAGGAAAGTTTGAAGACTGCGAGCGCATCGACTTCAAAGAGGCTCATGGTGGAACTTGCGCGGCGAGGTGGTTCGATCTCGATGAGTTGGATTTGGATGGCAGGCCTGATTTGTATCCTGTCGGCCTGAAGGCCTATCTGCAAAGCAGGGGTGGCTAA
- a CDS encoding PhoH family protein translates to MARKASRAEGDSALAHPEDRRDAARRARAELRFDEQAMLGPLFGQFDANLVQIENRLGVFIAARGDRVVIEGTEDEVARARQVLVAMHEKLQAGGELDSGAIEAMIAMSNEPMLDGIITGEAKGPPIMIRTRRKTISPRSAMQADYMRQLASRDIIFALGPAGTGKTYLAVAQAVSQLITGSVQRLILSRPAVEAGERLGFLPGDMKEKVDPYLRPLYDALYDCMPPEQVDRRIASGEIEIAPIAFMRGRTLADAFVILDEAQNTTREQMKMFLTRFGQNSRMVVCGDPRQVDIPGGMGHSGLADAVARLEGVDGIGITRFTTADVVRHPIVGRIVEAYEGPNA, encoded by the coding sequence ATGGCCCGCAAAGCATCCCGTGCCGAAGGCGATTCGGCACTCGCCCATCCCGAAGACCGCCGCGACGCCGCGCGCCGCGCCCGGGCAGAATTGCGGTTTGACGAGCAGGCGATGCTCGGCCCCCTCTTCGGGCAATTCGATGCCAATCTGGTCCAGATCGAAAACCGCCTCGGCGTGTTCATCGCTGCCCGGGGGGACCGGGTGGTGATCGAAGGCACGGAAGACGAAGTGGCCCGCGCGCGCCAGGTGCTGGTCGCCATGCATGAGAAGCTGCAGGCCGGCGGCGAACTCGATTCCGGTGCCATCGAAGCGATGATCGCCATGTCGAACGAGCCGATGCTGGATGGCATCATCACCGGCGAGGCCAAGGGCCCGCCGATCATGATCCGCACCCGCCGCAAGACGATCAGCCCGCGCAGCGCGATGCAGGCGGATTACATGCGCCAGCTCGCCAGCCGCGACATCATCTTCGCGCTCGGCCCGGCGGGCACCGGCAAGACCTATCTCGCCGTGGCGCAGGCGGTCAGCCAGCTCATCACCGGCAGCGTCCAGCGCCTGATCCTCAGCCGCCCCGCGGTGGAAGCGGGCGAGCGGCTGGGCTTCCTGCCCGGCGACATGAAGGAGAAGGTCGATCCCTATCTCCGCCCGCTCTACGATGCGCTGTATGATTGCATGCCGCCCGAACAGGTGGACCGGCGCATCGCCAGCGGCGAAATCGAAATCGCCCCGATCGCCTTTATGCGCGGCCGCACGCTGGCCGATGCCTTCGTGATCCTGGACGAAGCGCAGAACACCACGCGCGAACAGATGAAGATGTTCCTCACCCGCTTCGGCCAGAACAGCCGCATGGTGGTGTGCGGCGACCCGCGGCAGGTGGATATCCCCGGCGGCATGGGCCACTCCGGCCTTGCCGACGCGGTGGCCCGGCTGGAAGGCGTGGACGGCATCGGCATAACCCGCTTCACCACCGCCGACGTGGTCCGCCACCCGATTGTGGGGCGGATTGTCGAGGCATACGAGGGGCCGAACGCTTAG
- the miaB gene encoding tRNA (N6-isopentenyl adenosine(37)-C2)-methylthiotransferase MiaB, protein MRQSDAPRTYRVKSFGCQMNVYDGERMAELLAEKGLSAAPEGEEADLVVLNTCHIREKAAEKVYSDIGRLVKAGGDKPPMIAVAGCVAQAEGEEIMARAPAVGMVVGPQAYHRLPQMIDEAVAGRRATDTEMPADAKFAALPARRKVGPSAFLTVQEGCDKFCTYCVVPYTRGAEISRPFADLLAEAERLVAGGAREITLLGQNVNAWSGEDDRGRAVGLDGLIRRLAEITDLARIRYTTSHPNDMSDGLIAAHGEVDKLMPYLHLPVQSGSDRVLKAMNRSHTADGYLRLLDRFRAARPDIALSGDFIVGFPGETEAEFEETLRLVDAVRYAQAFSFKYSPRPGTPAATMEGQVPREVMDDRLQRLQAALNRDQLGFNQASVGRSCDVLVERRGRHPGQWLGKSPWLQSVFFDEAAGGAAAIGDLVRVELAEAGPNSVRGRVEQPAIA, encoded by the coding sequence ATGCGACAGAGTGACGCCCCCCGGACCTATCGGGTCAAGAGCTTCGGCTGCCAGATGAACGTCTATGATGGCGAACGCATGGCCGAATTGCTGGCCGAGAAGGGCCTGTCCGCCGCGCCCGAAGGCGAGGAAGCCGATCTGGTGGTGCTGAACACCTGCCATATCCGCGAGAAGGCGGCGGAGAAGGTCTATTCCGATATCGGCCGGCTGGTGAAGGCGGGTGGCGACAAGCCGCCGATGATCGCCGTCGCCGGCTGCGTCGCCCAGGCGGAGGGGGAGGAGATCATGGCCCGCGCCCCCGCGGTGGGCATGGTCGTGGGCCCGCAAGCCTATCACCGCCTGCCGCAGATGATCGACGAGGCCGTCGCCGGCCGCCGCGCCACCGACACGGAGATGCCCGCCGACGCCAAATTCGCCGCCCTCCCCGCGCGGCGCAAGGTCGGTCCTTCGGCCTTCCTCACCGTGCAGGAAGGCTGCGACAAGTTCTGCACCTATTGCGTGGTGCCCTACACCCGCGGCGCCGAAATCTCCCGCCCCTTCGCCGATCTGCTGGCCGAGGCGGAGCGGCTGGTGGCTGGCGGCGCGCGCGAGATCACGCTGCTGGGGCAGAACGTCAACGCCTGGTCGGGCGAGGACGATCGCGGCCGCGCCGTCGGGCTGGACGGGCTGATCCGCCGCCTTGCGGAAATCACGGACCTCGCGCGCATCCGCTACACCACCAGCCATCCCAACGACATGTCCGACGGGCTGATCGCCGCGCATGGCGAGGTGGACAAGCTCATGCCCTATCTCCACCTGCCGGTGCAGAGCGGCTCCGACCGGGTGCTGAAGGCGATGAACCGCAGCCATACGGCGGACGGCTATCTGCGCCTGCTGGACCGGTTCCGCGCCGCGCGGCCCGATATCGCGCTGTCGGGCGATTTCATCGTCGGCTTCCCGGGCGAGACCGAGGCCGAATTCGAAGAGACACTGCGGCTGGTGGACGCGGTCCGCTATGCCCAGGCCTTCAGCTTCAAATATTCCCCCCGCCCCGGCACCCCTGCCGCCACCATGGAAGGGCAAGTCCCGCGCGAGGTGATGGACGACCGGCTGCAGCGCCTGCAGGCCGCGCTCAATCGCGATCAGCTGGGTTTCAACCAGGCCTCCGTGGGCCGCAGCTGCGATGTGCTGGTGGAACGCCGCGGCCGCCATCCGGGCCAGTGGCTGGGCAAATCCCCCTGGCTGCAATCGGTGTTCTTCGATGAAGCAGCGGGCGGCGCGGCGGCGATCGGCGATCTGGTCCGCGTGGAACTGGCCGAGGCCGGGCCCAATTCGGTCCGCGGGCGAGTGGAGCAACCCGCCATCGCCTGA
- a CDS encoding lysophospholipid acyltransferase family protein, protein MGAILCVFACVVPFQLLLTACGLRRAIPPHFLGVVGWLCGLRIRCIGRPAHGKLLLLANHVSWLDILALAGVSRSAFVAHGGLAGHRLLKWLCDQNDTLFIARERRGTIAGQVAQLRAALARRRMTVFPEGTTGDGRGLLPFKSALLSSVERAGDDLDDLTVQPVALVYEDAEGIAWLGDEPGADNVRRILCRTRPVRLTIRFLDPLAHEALHSRKAMAEAARAAIAAALPPAPPRPL, encoded by the coding sequence GTGGGCGCGATCCTGTGCGTCTTCGCCTGCGTCGTGCCGTTCCAGCTGCTGCTGACCGCCTGCGGCCTGCGCCGCGCGATCCCGCCGCATTTCCTCGGCGTGGTCGGCTGGCTGTGCGGGCTGCGCATCCGCTGCATCGGCCGCCCCGCGCACGGCAAGCTGCTGCTGCTCGCCAACCATGTCAGCTGGCTGGACATTCTGGCCCTCGCCGGTGTCAGCCGCAGCGCCTTCGTCGCGCATGGCGGCCTTGCCGGGCACCGCCTGCTCAAATGGCTGTGCGACCAGAACGACACGCTGTTTATCGCGCGGGAGCGGCGCGGCACGATTGCCGGGCAAGTGGCGCAATTGCGCGCCGCCCTCGCCCGCCGGCGCATGACGGTATTTCCCGAAGGCACCACCGGCGACGGGCGCGGCCTGCTGCCCTTCAAGAGCGCGCTGCTCTCCTCCGTCGAGCGCGCGGGCGACGATCTCGACGATCTCACCGTGCAGCCCGTCGCGCTGGTCTATGAGGATGCGGAAGGAATCGCCTGGCTGGGGGACGAGCCGGGCGCCGACAATGTCCGCCGCATCCTGTGCCGCACGCGCCCGGTGCGCCTGACGATCCGCTTTCTCGATCCGCTGGCGCACGAGGCGCTGCATTCGCGCAAGGCCATGGCGGAGGCGGCGCGCGCGGCCATCGCTGCCGCCCTGCCACCCGCGCCCCCGCGCCCGCTTTAA